From the genome of Halichoerus grypus chromosome X, mHalGry1.hap1.1, whole genome shotgun sequence:
GAAAAAGTACCGGTAAAGCCTGGATGTCTCaggagcagggttgggggggagggtgagTGCCCGCAGGAACAGCCGAGTCTAACCTTCAGTTAGGAGCTTCCTCTGTACCAGTGGGTTCCAGTCTTAACTCATTCTTCTAGCAAGCGCTTCCCAATACACGCAGAGCTTCTGCCTGCCCAGAAATGGCTCCTGGAAGCCTTACTTTTCCTCTCCCAAGCAGGACCACACTCCTGCCCCTAACTCCTTAGTCCCCTAGTTTTGGGGACTAGTTTTGCGCCAGGACAGCTTTGGTCTTTGCGCTCTCTCTCGGTGAGGGTTTCTCGGTCCCCAGGTCTCCTGGCCGGTGGCCGTAGGTGACCTGGGACAGGTACCTGCGACAAACCTGGAGGTGGTCCGCTGCTTGCAGGCCCAGCGCACTCGGCTGCGGCCGGAGCTGCCGCCCCTTCGGGTGGGGCCCGAGACCACCCGAGACCGAGGCCTCGACCGCAGCGTCGCGGTCCGTCCGCGCTCTCCAGTCCCTGTCGCCCTCAACGGTCCTGGAAGAAGGGGAACATCTGGCGGAGGAGGCCCTGAATTTGCGCCACCCGGCTGCCCGCGTAGCTCTTCCCCTTGCCGGGCGACGCCGCCGCTCTCGCCGGGGCCTCCACGGAGCCCGTGCCCACCGAGCTCGGGGTCCGTCGCAGCGCCCGGGCGGCGGcgctgctgctgttgttgttggcGTTGATCCGCTCGCAGCCGCCCGCCGGCTCCCAGTCCTCGGCCCCCGACAGCTCCCGCAGGCTCTGGGGCGCGTCGGGCCGCAGGTAGTGACAGGCCCTGTGGCCGCTGTAGTCGCGGCGCGAGGGGTCAGCCCCCAAGGCGCCCACCAGCACCTTGATGACCATGTCGTGGCCCTGCAGGGCGGCCAGGTGGAGGGGCGTGAGGCCGCCGCTGCCCGAGGCGCTCACGTCGAGCTGCAGCCCCCGGCGCTGGGCGAAGTCGTGCACCAGGATGAGCTCCTCGTGGCACCCGTGCTTGGCCAACCAGTGCAGCACCGTGTAGCCCGTGATCGGGTCGCAGCGCAGCAGCAGGGCGGGCTCGGCTTCCAGCTGCTCCCACAGCACCTCCAGGCGGCCCTCGGCGGCCGCCAGGATCCACGCGTGCTCGTGGGGCTCCAGGCAcagcccgccgccgccgccctgcCCGTTCGGCGCGTTCGGCCCGGCCGGGCACTGCTCCTCGGCGCGCTCCTCCGACAGCCCGCCGGCGGCGGCCGCCCCCTGCAGCCCGAGCAGCTCCCGCAGCGCTCCCCGCCGGCGGCCCGAGCCCGCTCCCGAGAGCATCAGCGAGCCGTACACGAGGGGGTCCCGGGAGGCGGCGGCGTGGCCCCGGTACCTGCCCCGCGTGCCGGCGTCCACTCTCCaggggcagggctgcagggcgCTCCGCGGGCTCAGCGCGCTGGCGGCGAGGGAGGCCTTGGGCCCCGGGCTCGCGGGCCCCCGGGGCTCGGCCATGGTCTTGCCGCCGCCGCGGCGCTTCCAGTGTCGAGCGTTCGCTGCCCTTCCCGGGCCCCTCCGGGAGAGGAACTGGCGCTGGCGTTGGGGAAGGAAGCGGCTTGAGCAATTGggctctgggagggagggagcaaaggaggggagagggagggagagagccagcGAGCCGAGGGAGGGCCCCCGCGCGGGAGGTGGGGGGCGTGGAGGGGTGGGAGCTCCGGGCCCGGGCCCGGGGACCAGGCCCTCTGGCGCCCCGCGGGGACCGCCGCCACCTCCGCGTCCCCGGGTGGCGGGCGGCCCCGCCCCAAACGGCCAGGTGAGCCGGGCCAGCCCCGCCTCCCGCACCGCGCGCGACGGTGGGGctggcgcggggcgggggcgagCGGGCCCCGAGCGCCCCAGCCGCCGGCTTCTCGCCATCCCCGCGGCTGCCGGGGTGAAGAGGCTCTagggcgccccctccccggcgGGCTGAGCTCGGCCGGCAGCCAAGGCCTCCGGGAGCGCGATCCTTGAGCTCCTGGGCGctggctccccgcccccctccttcGCCCTTCCCTCTTATCTCCTGCACTTTGTCCCCGAGCAGCCTTTGTCCCGCCCCGAGCATTCAGCGAGGCGGCCTGGGACTCGGGCTCCCCTGCCTTGCCCTTTGTATGGCCTTGACCCTCCCCGCAGATCCTGGAGTTGCCCGGGATTCCTGCAGAGGAACCCGAGACAAGGATCCAGGCAGAAGCTCTTGCGGGGGAACTGGGAAAATAttcgcgcctgggtggcttagtcattaagcgtctgccttcggctcaggtcatggtcccggtgtcctgggatcgagccccgcatcgggctccctgcttggcgggaagcctgcttctccctctcccactccccctgcttgtgttccctctctcgctgtgtctctctctgtcaaataaataaataaaatcttaaaaaaaaaataataaaggtgttCCCTTCTTCCCCGCGGGTTCCCGCTCGGCCCTCCGCCCTCTTCTCCTCTTTAACCTTCCCCAAGTTGGCTTGAAGAAGCAGGCGCAGGTGAATCCGTCAGCTGCCACGGGAACGCCCTGCCCTTTTCAGGGATGTGTCCCTGTTGTCTCCTCGAGGATATTTTACCTCATCCTAAGAGTGGCcttctctttgctcttcctttccctcaaTAAGTGGTAGTTCttgcctcctgccccccaccatgTTAGGGAGTTCAGTTAGTGGACGACAGGGACCCTCAGACGATTCTTGagtcagagagggacacagccGTGATTAAGGTGGTGTTTGGGAAGATGATTCTGGGAGAGGCAGACAAGAAGGCAGGAGACTGTTCCGACAGTCTAGGCCAAAGGTGATGGGGGGTCAAGCCAAGCCAGCCCACTCCACTGGGCCCACCTGTGATGGAAGGTATCAGAGGCTTTCCTCCTTGGCCCTCAAATATTTTGCCCTAAATATCTTGAGCTTTCCTTCATGACAGCCTATGCATTTGTCATCAATGtttgaacatttattatgtgccggacactgtgctagatgctttatatatatgttaacaCTTTTAATCCTCCCAGCCACGTCAAAAGCTAAGTATTATTACTGTCCCCAGTTTGCAGAGAGATTGAggtcacttgctcaaggtcacccagcaggaagtggcagagcaggtCTGTGTGACACCACAGCCTTTGTCCTGGCACCGAGGGACTGGCATTCAAGCCAGGCTTATCAACTGCAGATCACTCACACAAGCCCCAAATTCCAGCCCAACAGAGGGCCTTGCCTTGACCTGAACATATCTTGAAGTCGCCCTCCTCTTCTAGAATGTCCTCCCTCAGAGCTTCTGTCTCGGGACGTTCTCCCTGTCCTTCAAGGTTGGCCTCAGCTTCCACCTTCTCCAGCGTGCCTCCTCTGATGACCCCAGCCCAGGGTGATcgctctccgcccctcccctcccccccccccccccccccccccgccccagccggCTGGTTGTCTTCCTCCTCTGGTACCCAGCCCAGACGGCCCTGTGTTGTGTCTCTCTTCCCTTGCTCTGACACGCCAGCTAGACTCGAGACTCTTTGATGACGGTGTCATACTATCCTTGTGCCCCTAGTAGGTGCGGGAGAACCAGTTCTTGCCTTGTTCTGGATTGGCCGCCTGGGAAGCTGTGATTGCGTGTGCACGTGGAGGGGGGCGCTGTGTGCGGGCGTGTTAGGGGTGCGTCTGCAGTCGGAGCTTCCGTGCCCACTCCCACACCCCTGCCTCACGCTGCACCTCCGGGACACCAAAAACAGCTCACAGATTTCATCGGTTCGTAGAAAATAAGATAGTGATCGCGTAGTTGCTTCGCTGAGCCAACTAGCCAAAGCCACCTCTTGGCCTTTGCTGACTCCTCAGggaccaggcccaggcccagcgtGGGCCCCAGGCTTTCaggctttcattttcaaaatgaaccCTGACTGACAAGCAGCTACTTCCGCTGCTCTGGAAACTCCCCTCCACAACCCCGAATCTGTAAACACCAAaccacacgcgtgcacacacacttcCAGAATATGCAAACAGCtgcagcaatatttttttttaatcaaaatgccAGCATGGAGAATGCAGGATGGAAGAATGCTTGGACTATTAATTTTCCTCGCCACTAAGCAAGCAAGTCCCTTCCCTATCAGCACTAACAATATCTCCGGTTCCAGTCCAAAGACCGCAAAGACAATTGCCTGACCAGCTGTGCACACCCATGCCACACGCGCCCTCGCTTAGCTCTGTTGCCAGGGACCGAAGCCACGGCACCTCCCTAACGACTCGTTCCTTCTTTACTTAGCAAGTACTTCCTACCCGAGGTCACCAGCTGCATACACGGGTCCCCAGAGCCACAGCACCCCGTCTCTATTCCAGTAGAGAGGGTCTCTGGAATTTCAGAGCTGGGAGTGGGGTAGAGGATGCAGAAAGCAGAAGGGACAGTCGGGACCGCCCCCCCAAAATGAAGATGCCCATCGCCTTGAGGTGGCTGCTCCCTCCCAAGGGAGTGGGGCAGAAATCCCTCAAGCCCTTGGAAATAGTCTCCCCCAAAGGTGCACACGGGGTGGGTATTTGCATTTCAAATGGCGATGCCTGGTGTCTCTTCCAAATAGCCTCTCTGATGT
Proteins encoded in this window:
- the SOWAHD gene encoding ankyrin repeat domain-containing protein SOWAHD, with amino-acid sequence MAEPRGPASPGPKASLAASALSPRSALQPCPWRVDAGTRGRYRGHAAASRDPLVYGSLMLSGAGSGRRRGALRELLGLQGAAAAGGLSEERAEEQCPAGPNAPNGQGGGGGLCLEPHEHAWILAAAEGRLEVLWEQLEAEPALLLRCDPITGYTVLHWLAKHGCHEELILVHDFAQRRGLQLDVSASGSGGLTPLHLAALQGHDMVIKVLVGALGADPSRRDYSGHRACHYLRPDAPQSLRELSGAEDWEPAGGCERINANNNSSSAAARALRRTPSSVGTGSVEAPARAAASPGKGKSYAGSRVAQIQGLLRQMFPFFQDR